A genomic region of Ensifer adhaerens contains the following coding sequences:
- a CDS encoding histidine phosphatase family protein produces the protein MIYLLRHGETVWNTLGRFQGQQDSPLTTRGVEQADFVANLLRAEIEGETQAFEMHVSPLGRTRETAERIQRVLPLASREYARLMEVSVGCWDGMTKFEIDMEYPGQLDGSDVFDWYFRSPDGESFDAACTRAKSWLADIRRPTVAISHGLFGRLLRGVYAGLSRREMLELPVPQDGFYRLCGGAFSLVTGASISRKLAPASE, from the coding sequence TTGATCTATCTTCTGCGCCACGGCGAAACCGTCTGGAACACGCTCGGCCGCTTCCAGGGGCAACAGGATTCGCCGCTGACGACGCGTGGCGTCGAGCAGGCGGATTTCGTCGCCAATCTCCTTCGTGCGGAAATCGAAGGCGAGACTCAAGCTTTCGAAATGCATGTGAGCCCGCTCGGCCGGACCCGCGAAACTGCCGAAAGGATACAGCGGGTGCTGCCGCTTGCGAGCCGCGAGTACGCGCGGTTGATGGAGGTTTCCGTCGGATGCTGGGATGGCATGACCAAGTTCGAGATCGACATGGAGTATCCGGGCCAACTCGATGGTTCCGATGTCTTCGACTGGTACTTCCGCTCGCCGGATGGGGAGAGCTTCGATGCCGCCTGCACACGGGCGAAAAGCTGGCTTGCGGATATCCGGCGGCCGACGGTCGCGATTTCCCATGGGCTGTTCGGCCGGCTGCTGCGCGGCGTCTATGCCGGCCTCTCCAGGCGGGAAATGCTGGAGCTGCCGGTGCCGCAGGATGGGTTCTATCGGCTTTGCGGCGGGGCGTTCAGCCTCGTCACCGGCGCGTCGATCAGCCGGAAACTGGCACCCGCATCCGAGTGA
- a CDS encoding DMT family transporter, with protein sequence MTSRTSASFVGFACVLTASALWGTTGTTATFARGVSPLGIGAVAMGLGGLLLALTALHSIVRSRTKIAAQWPMLILGSLSVAIYPLAFYSSMHLAGVAIGTVISIGSAPLAASVIERIFDGQKLTTRWLLGAAAGLSGAVLLVLSEGHGSVGAADGPTVLYGILLGLVSGLLYALYSWVARRLMQAGIPPRAAMGSIFGVGGTLLLPVLAVTGAPLLASWTNVAVGIYMALVPVLVAYVLFAYGLARVSATMATTLSLLEPVIAAVLAVVIVGERLPAEGWAGIGLIVGSLFILTLPIPGGRRRTKPRQSAAAIDVALPTR encoded by the coding sequence ATGACCTCCAGGACTTCCGCTTCTTTCGTCGGCTTCGCCTGCGTGCTTACCGCTTCCGCACTTTGGGGCACCACCGGCACGACCGCCACCTTTGCTAGAGGTGTCAGCCCACTCGGCATCGGTGCCGTCGCCATGGGCCTTGGCGGCCTGCTGCTCGCGCTGACGGCGCTGCACTCGATCGTCAGGAGCCGAACGAAGATCGCCGCGCAATGGCCGATGCTGATCCTCGGCTCGCTCTCGGTCGCGATCTATCCGCTCGCCTTCTACTCCTCCATGCATCTGGCCGGCGTCGCCATCGGCACCGTCATCTCCATCGGCTCGGCGCCGCTCGCGGCCTCCGTGATCGAGCGAATCTTTGACGGACAAAAACTGACGACCCGTTGGCTGCTCGGTGCTGCCGCCGGCCTCTCGGGCGCCGTGCTTCTCGTCCTTTCGGAAGGCCACGGCAGTGTGGGCGCTGCCGACGGGCCGACCGTGCTCTACGGCATCCTGCTCGGTCTCGTCTCCGGCTTGCTCTATGCGCTCTATTCCTGGGTGGCGCGGCGGCTGATGCAGGCGGGCATTCCGCCGCGCGCCGCCATGGGCTCGATCTTCGGCGTCGGCGGCACCCTGCTCCTGCCGGTGCTCGCCGTCACCGGCGCGCCGCTTTTGGCGTCGTGGACCAACGTCGCCGTCGGCATCTACATGGCGCTCGTGCCGGTGCTCGTCGCCTATGTGCTCTTCGCCTATGGCCTCGCCCGCGTGTCGGCCACCATGGCGACCACGCTGTCGCTGCTCGAACCGGTGATTGCCGCCGTGCTTGCCGTCGTCATCGTCGGCGAGCGCCTGCCGGCCGAGGGCTGGGCGGGCATCGGGCTCATCGTCGGCTCGCTCTTCATCCTCACACTGCCGATACCGGGCGGCCGCCGCCGCACCAAGCCTCGGCAATCCGCAGCCGCTATCGACGTGGCCCTCCCCACCCGCTGA
- a CDS encoding NAD(P)/FAD-dependent oxidoreductase, whose product MQQDVIIIGGSYAGMAAALQLLRARRRVTIIDEGIRRNRFASHSHGFLGQDGIDPGEIAASARKQLRAYPTLTWIDGRAEKASGKQDVFVVTTANGAALEGRRLLFATGVKDGLPQIEGLTERWGKSAFHCPYCHGYELNQGEIAVIAASPMSIHQAQLIPEWGKVTFFTNGIVTPDAEARADLERRGVTIDETPVARLEGHVDVVLTDGRRLPFAGLFVATRTTPASDIAERFGCEIEETPMGLQIRATAAKETTIPGAYACGDVGRVPHSVSLAVGDGAWAGAQLHRSLVFG is encoded by the coding sequence ATGCAACAGGACGTCATCATCATCGGCGGCAGCTATGCCGGCATGGCCGCCGCCCTCCAGCTGCTGCGTGCCCGCCGGCGCGTGACGATCATCGACGAGGGCATTCGCCGCAACCGCTTCGCCAGCCACTCCCACGGCTTCCTCGGCCAGGACGGCATCGACCCCGGCGAGATCGCCGCGAGCGCCCGCAAACAATTGCGCGCCTACCCCACGCTCACCTGGATCGACGGCCGCGCCGAAAAAGCCAGCGGCAAGCAGGATGTCTTCGTCGTCACCACAGCCAATGGCGCCGCGCTTGAAGGCCGGCGCCTGCTCTTTGCAACCGGCGTCAAGGACGGCCTGCCGCAGATCGAGGGGCTGACCGAGCGCTGGGGCAAGAGCGCCTTCCATTGCCCCTATTGCCACGGCTACGAGCTGAACCAGGGCGAGATCGCCGTCATCGCCGCAAGCCCGATGTCGATCCACCAGGCCCAGCTCATTCCCGAATGGGGCAAGGTCACCTTCTTCACCAACGGCATCGTCACACCGGACGCCGAAGCACGCGCCGACCTCGAAAGGCGCGGCGTCACCATCGACGAGACCCCGGTCGCAAGGCTCGAAGGCCATGTCGATGTGGTACTGACGGATGGCCGCCGCCTGCCCTTCGCAGGCCTCTTCGTCGCCACCCGCACCACGCCCGCAAGCGACATCGCCGAACGCTTCGGCTGCGAGATCGAGGAGACGCCGATGGGCTTGCAGATCCGGGCGACGGCCGCGAAGGAAACCACCATTCCCGGCGCCTATGCCTGCGGCGACGTCGGCCGCGTTCCCCACTCCGTCTCGCTTGCCGTCGGCGACGGCGCCTGGGCCGGCGCGCAACTGCACCGCTCGCTGGTGTTCGGATAG
- a CDS encoding TetR/AcrR family transcriptional regulator has protein sequence MSERAPARERLLKAAAELFYRDGVGATGIDAITAHAGVAKMSLYNNFSSKTDLVNAYIEARHREWQDLYRERLAHAATPRERVLAIFDSYVDHAEMAYSWGFRGCGLLNAAAELSVGDPAREIVASQKDEVETLFKQYLREMRPDAGTAVDETAEHLSFLLEGAMSRAGLDGHDARLKTARRIAISIMDQL, from the coding sequence ATGAGCGAGAGAGCGCCGGCGCGCGAGCGCCTGCTGAAAGCGGCAGCCGAACTTTTCTATCGGGATGGTGTCGGCGCCACCGGCATCGATGCGATCACGGCCCATGCCGGCGTCGCCAAGATGAGCCTCTACAACAACTTCTCCTCAAAGACCGACCTGGTGAACGCCTATATCGAGGCGCGCCACCGGGAATGGCAGGACCTTTACCGCGAGCGCCTGGCCCATGCGGCAACGCCGCGAGAGCGGGTTCTCGCGATCTTCGACAGCTATGTCGACCATGCCGAAATGGCCTATTCCTGGGGCTTTCGCGGCTGCGGGCTCTTGAATGCCGCAGCCGAGCTTTCCGTCGGCGATCCCGCCCGCGAGATCGTCGCCTCGCAGAAGGACGAGGTGGAAACGCTGTTCAAACAATATCTCCGGGAAATGCGGCCCGACGCGGGTACCGCCGTCGACGAGACGGCGGAGCACCTCTCCTTCTTGCTCGAAGGCGCCATGTCGCGCGCCGGGCTCGACGGTCACGATGCCCGGCTGAAGACCGCGCGCCGGATCGCCATCTCGATCATGGACCAGCTATGA
- a CDS encoding DUF1254 domain-containing protein: MAHSKAKTMFILAALASVSLIQGAPAWANGTSGYTFEQGFPTAETSARAYDDADLQRAITAYRFWYPTVSVEGIFNGNRAVGINDNEAMGVAAAGPRQVGFTLNSDTPYGSATIDVSKGPMVIELREGAYIGLVNDHNQGWVQDMGIPGPDAGKGGKHLIVGPDYKGAIPEGYLVGHTPTYKNVAAVRALPVGGDQQKALEALKAIKIYPLAEAADPKPIKVVDTTEMAMDSTSLKWEDNIQFWQKLNEIIQQEPIVEKYLPMYGLLSALGIEKGKDFNPDERMTAILEKAAREGRDQLLVSAFDSSRPDRFAWSDRKWEWAGLVPDSAQFETKAGVDMEARDRWFAQAIVTSPAMFRRTAGAGSLYWLGARDGTGAYLDGGKTYRLSIPQPVPGKLFWSVTVYDAQTRSEVQTDQDKAALRSLFELKDVKGTEPVDLYFGPEAPKGSDNRFIKTVPGRGWFAYIRIYGPEGPAFDGSWKPADFEEVK; the protein is encoded by the coding sequence GTGGCGCATTCTAAAGCCAAGACCATGTTCATCCTCGCCGCCTTGGCATCCGTCAGCCTGATCCAGGGCGCGCCTGCATGGGCGAACGGGACATCCGGCTACACCTTCGAGCAGGGGTTCCCGACGGCCGAGACAAGCGCCAGGGCCTATGACGACGCGGACCTGCAGCGTGCGATCACCGCCTATCGCTTCTGGTACCCGACGGTTTCCGTCGAGGGTATCTTCAACGGCAACCGCGCCGTCGGCATCAACGACAACGAGGCGATGGGTGTTGCGGCCGCCGGTCCGCGCCAGGTGGGCTTCACCCTGAATTCAGACACGCCCTATGGCTCGGCGACGATCGACGTTTCCAAGGGGCCAATGGTGATCGAGCTGCGCGAGGGAGCCTATATCGGCCTCGTCAACGATCACAACCAGGGCTGGGTGCAGGACATGGGCATTCCCGGCCCGGACGCCGGCAAGGGCGGCAAACACCTGATCGTCGGCCCGGACTACAAGGGCGCCATTCCCGAGGGTTATCTGGTCGGCCATACGCCCACCTACAAGAACGTGGCCGCGGTGCGGGCGCTGCCTGTCGGCGGCGATCAGCAGAAAGCGCTCGAGGCGTTGAAGGCGATCAAGATCTATCCGCTGGCGGAGGCTGCCGATCCGAAGCCGATCAAGGTTGTCGACACCACCGAAATGGCGATGGACAGCACCTCGCTCAAGTGGGAGGACAACATCCAGTTCTGGCAGAAGCTGAATGAGATCATCCAGCAGGAGCCGATCGTCGAGAAGTACCTGCCGATGTACGGCCTCCTCTCAGCTCTCGGTATCGAGAAGGGCAAGGACTTCAACCCGGATGAGCGGATGACGGCGATCCTCGAAAAAGCCGCGCGCGAGGGCCGCGACCAATTGCTCGTGTCCGCCTTCGACAGCAGCCGCCCGGATCGGTTCGCCTGGTCAGACCGCAAGTGGGAATGGGCGGGGCTGGTGCCCGACAGCGCCCAGTTCGAGACGAAGGCGGGGGTCGATATGGAAGCCCGCGACCGCTGGTTCGCCCAGGCAATCGTGACTTCCCCGGCGATGTTCCGGCGCACCGCCGGTGCCGGCTCGCTCTATTGGCTCGGCGCGCGCGACGGCACCGGCGCCTATCTCGACGGCGGCAAGACCTACAGGCTTTCGATCCCGCAGCCGGTTCCCGGCAAGCTCTTCTGGTCAGTCACCGTCTATGACGCCCAGACCCGCTCGGAGGTGCAGACCGACCAGGACAAGGCGGCGCTGCGCTCGCTGTTCGAGCTGAAGGACGTGAAGGGGACCGAGCCGGTCGATCTCTATTTCGGCCCAGAAGCGCCAAAGGGCAGTGACAACCGCTTCATCAAGACCGTGCCCGGCCGCGGCTGGTTTGCCTATATCCGCATCTACGGCCCCGAAGGCCCGGCCTTTGACGGCAGCTGGAAGCCGGCGGATTTCGAAGAGGTGAAGTGA
- a CDS encoding arginase family protein: MPIALTCFQGRAGDHNDLGIPGAKSVAAHLARKLGLEAVTIGVPEPAMNGHWTVELEAAMPALRRMRDRFDAVYAEGSFSLAATSRCAVALATLPSVARHHADAVVVWFDAHGDLNTPEASSTGYLGGLALSGPCGLWQSGLGDGLSLENIVLVGQRDLDPFEAELIETKRIPHIRPGPDLAQRLAEAIAGRPVYIHLDCDVLNPGIVPTDYQHENGLSLDELRAACGILARSEVVGLEIAEFQNAWSEGGDPISPEPLIEALEPLLQKLGR; the protein is encoded by the coding sequence ATGCCCATTGCCCTTACCTGCTTTCAGGGTCGCGCCGGCGATCACAACGACCTCGGCATTCCCGGCGCGAAGTCCGTTGCCGCCCATCTCGCCAGAAAACTCGGCCTCGAAGCTGTCACGATCGGAGTCCCGGAACCGGCGATGAACGGCCATTGGACGGTTGAGCTCGAAGCCGCGATGCCGGCGCTCAGGCGCATGCGAGATCGCTTCGACGCAGTTTACGCCGAAGGATCGTTTTCGCTTGCCGCGACTAGCCGTTGCGCCGTCGCGCTGGCAACGCTGCCTTCCGTCGCCAGGCACCACGCGGATGCGGTCGTCGTCTGGTTCGACGCCCATGGCGACCTCAACACACCAGAGGCAAGCAGCACCGGCTATCTCGGCGGGCTGGCGCTGTCAGGGCCCTGTGGCCTCTGGCAATCCGGCCTCGGCGACGGGCTCTCGCTCGAAAACATCGTGCTCGTCGGCCAGCGCGACCTCGATCCCTTCGAGGCCGAACTCATCGAGACGAAGCGCATTCCGCATATCCGCCCCGGTCCCGACCTTGCGCAAAGGCTGGCGGAGGCCATCGCCGGCCGGCCGGTCTATATCCACCTCGACTGCGACGTGCTGAACCCCGGCATCGTGCCCACCGACTACCAGCATGAAAACGGGCTGTCGCTCGATGAGCTGCGCGCAGCTTGCGGTATCCTTGCCCGGAGCGAGGTCGTCGGGCTGGAGATCGCCGAATTCCAGAACGCCTGGTCCGAGGGCGGTGACCCGATTTCGCCCGAACCGCTGATTGAGGCCCTGGAACCGCTTCTGCAGAAGCTTGGCCGCTGA
- a CDS encoding DMT family transporter: MSDVAALPSRRSNRVWAILVLVLLEAALVVSWSAGFVGIRFAIDHAPLFLILLWRSLVSGLVLLPFALTIGPKIRLKEAVPQMLFGALAMSGYLAGFALAISYGVPTGLVALITDMLPLAVAILSWPVLGQALTARQWLGSFIGLTGVLIASGWSLDIGDVPLWAYGLPVLGTLSLALATLLQKRSPAGAMPVHQSLCIQCLSAAAIFALFAWHEGSVLPVLDPGFVGGILWLVFVATFGAWSLYYLALKKSSPARVTAILYLSPPVTMIWAFVMFGEPLSWAMAAGLVVSLVGIVIVARGQSPTHA, from the coding sequence ATGAGCGACGTTGCCGCGCTGCCTTCCCGCAGGTCAAACCGAGTGTGGGCGATTTTGGTCCTGGTCCTGCTCGAGGCAGCGCTGGTGGTCTCCTGGAGCGCCGGTTTCGTCGGCATCCGCTTCGCCATCGATCACGCGCCGCTTTTTCTGATCCTGCTCTGGCGCAGCCTCGTCTCCGGCCTGGTATTGCTGCCTTTCGCGCTGACGATCGGGCCGAAGATCCGCCTCAAGGAGGCCGTGCCGCAGATGCTCTTCGGTGCGCTCGCCATGTCCGGCTATCTCGCCGGCTTCGCGCTGGCGATCTCCTATGGCGTGCCCACCGGGCTGGTGGCGCTGATCACCGACATGCTGCCGCTTGCCGTCGCCATTCTCTCCTGGCCGGTCCTCGGCCAGGCGCTCACCGCCCGCCAGTGGCTCGGCTCCTTCATCGGGCTGACCGGTGTCCTGATCGCCTCCGGCTGGTCGCTCGATATCGGCGACGTGCCGCTCTGGGCCTATGGCCTGCCCGTTCTCGGCACCCTGTCGCTGGCGCTGGCGACCCTCCTGCAGAAGCGCAGCCCGGCGGGCGCCATGCCGGTGCACCAAAGCCTCTGCATCCAGTGCCTTTCGGCGGCAGCCATCTTCGCGCTCTTTGCCTGGCATGAAGGCAGCGTTCTGCCGGTTCTCGATCCGGGCTTTGTCGGTGGCATCCTCTGGCTGGTCTTCGTCGCCACCTTCGGCGCCTGGAGCCTCTATTACCTGGCGCTGAAGAAATCCTCGCCCGCCCGCGTCACCGCAATTTTGTATCTCAGCCCGCCGGTGACGATGATCTGGGCCTTCGTCATGTTCGGCGAGCCCCTCTCCTGGGCCATGGCCGCCGGCCTCGTCGTCTCGCTGGTCGGCATCGTCATCGTAGCACGGGGCCAGAGTCCGACGCACGCCTAA
- a CDS encoding DUF1214 domain-containing protein has product MLRVAFTALALLAGTVSVSAQDLLPEDLQRRAIERRATDAVIWGMPAVNADLMLQEMLSKTKAKTNEIVYWSRPVNWKNQTLTPNPDSIYLMSFWNVKDGPIIIEIPPAEGGSIAGNIVNAWQMPLEDAGPEGADKGKGGKYLILPPDYMGEVPEGFIPLRSDTFTGFALLRSNLKSHADADIEKSVAYGKTVKIYRMSEASKPPATTFTDAYDVLFDSTIRFDASFFENLDRVVQTEPWLNRDRIMIDHLKSLGIEKGKPYKPSAETKGLLDAAAAEAKAELSARYDAGFPVINEGIRWFPAGLPDMVAAASDAYTDQNSYPVDARGVTYTLGFTGIKHIGTAQFYLMTNRDKDGNAFDGAASYKLVVPKDAPVKQYWSVTAYDRETHALIRNMAKASVASIGKGVEKNADGSVDVYFGAKAPDGKEANWVPVDPARKFELLFRLYGPEKPLFEKTWKLPDVEKMP; this is encoded by the coding sequence ATGCTTCGGGTTGCCTTTACAGCGCTTGCGCTCCTTGCCGGGACGGTCAGCGTATCGGCACAGGACCTCTTACCTGAAGACCTCCAGCGCCGCGCCATCGAACGCCGGGCGACGGACGCCGTTATCTGGGGTATGCCGGCGGTCAACGCCGACCTGATGCTGCAGGAGATGCTTTCGAAGACCAAGGCCAAGACCAACGAGATCGTCTACTGGTCGCGCCCGGTGAACTGGAAGAACCAGACGCTGACGCCCAATCCGGATTCGATCTATCTGATGTCGTTCTGGAACGTGAAGGACGGACCCATCATCATCGAGATCCCGCCGGCCGAAGGCGGATCGATCGCCGGCAATATCGTCAACGCCTGGCAGATGCCGCTGGAGGACGCCGGGCCGGAAGGGGCGGACAAGGGCAAGGGCGGCAAGTACCTGATCCTGCCGCCGGACTATATGGGCGAGGTGCCGGAAGGTTTCATCCCGCTCCGCTCGGACACCTTCACCGGCTTTGCGCTATTGCGCTCCAATCTCAAGAGCCATGCCGACGCCGATATCGAAAAGTCGGTCGCCTATGGCAAGACGGTCAAGATCTACCGGATGTCCGAGGCTTCCAAGCCGCCGGCGACGACCTTTACCGACGCCTATGACGTGCTGTTCGACAGCACCATCCGCTTTGACGCAAGCTTCTTTGAAAACCTCGACCGCGTCGTGCAGACCGAGCCATGGCTCAACCGTGACCGGATCATGATCGATCATTTGAAGTCGCTTGGGATCGAGAAGGGCAAACCCTACAAGCCAAGCGCTGAGACGAAGGGGCTGCTCGACGCCGCGGCGGCCGAAGCCAAGGCCGAGCTTTCCGCGCGCTATGACGCCGGCTTCCCTGTGATCAACGAGGGCATTCGCTGGTTTCCGGCCGGCCTGCCGGACATGGTCGCCGCCGCATCGGACGCCTATACGGACCAGAACAGCTATCCGGTCGATGCCCGCGGCGTGACCTACACGCTCGGCTTCACCGGCATCAAACACATCGGCACGGCGCAATTCTATCTGATGACCAACAGGGACAAGGACGGCAACGCTTTCGATGGCGCCGCCAGCTACAAGCTCGTGGTGCCGAAGGATGCTCCGGTCAAGCAATATTGGTCGGTGACGGCCTATGATCGCGAAACACATGCGCTGATCCGCAACATGGCGAAGGCCAGCGTCGCCTCGATCGGAAAGGGCGTAGAGAAGAACGCCGATGGCTCGGTGGATGTCTATTTCGGCGCCAAGGCGCCTGACGGCAAGGAGGCGAACTGGGTGCCGGTCGATCCCGCCCGCAAGTTCGAACTGCTCTTCCGGCTCTACGGACCGGAAAAGCCGCTGTTCGAGAAGACGTGGAAGCTGCCGGACGTCGAGAAGATGCCATGA
- a CDS encoding Na/Pi cotransporter family protein, with the protein MSTAIAILGGVGLFLLGMTVMTDGLKALAGSALRTVLGKAAATPLSGALWGAVVTLLVQSSSAVTMTTIGLVSAGLLTFPQGLGLVFGANVGTTGTGWLVALIGVRVSLSSYALPLIFLGALMRLLGGGRIAAAGGALAGFALVLYGLTTLQQGMGGLAESLNPSDLPAVLGMPDVGWAAGSVGLLTLIVVGLAMTAVMQSSTAAIAVTISAFYAGAVGLEQGAALIIGQNIGTATSSALAAIGASTTAKRLALAYVLFKLIAALIAIAAFPFTVALMKTFSASVDGMTLLAAYHTAYNVVGVAVLLPATRWFTRAVEWLLPSRQTALERALDPSTLANPVVAVETARRVVAAVLKTVAGDVSAAVSGGGRLTPESAQAAAVALEKIRDFLSELTEPPETEAERHRLTSTLHALDHASRLVETLADHGAAAEPNGTSADRNVAELCFNAMRAAEVIGGSITAESALSDRAAPIAWTVSSDIAAALAEAQRAATALDALQREHRAMTLASVAPGNLTAADAFTEIDAVRRLERMAHHAWRSAAHLLGRGEGGDLAA; encoded by the coding sequence ATGTCGACAGCAATTGCCATTCTCGGCGGCGTCGGGCTGTTCCTGCTCGGCATGACCGTCATGACCGACGGCCTGAAGGCGCTGGCGGGATCGGCGCTGCGCACCGTGCTCGGCAAGGCGGCGGCGACGCCACTTTCAGGCGCGCTCTGGGGCGCGGTGGTAACACTGCTGGTGCAATCGTCGAGCGCCGTGACGATGACGACGATCGGGCTTGTCAGCGCCGGCCTGCTGACCTTTCCGCAGGGGCTCGGCCTCGTCTTCGGCGCCAATGTCGGCACGACCGGAACGGGCTGGCTGGTGGCGCTGATCGGGGTTCGGGTTTCGCTGTCGAGCTATGCGCTACCGTTGATCTTCCTCGGTGCGCTGATGAGGCTGCTCGGCGGCGGGAGGATTGCGGCGGCCGGCGGCGCGCTCGCCGGTTTCGCGCTTGTGCTCTATGGATTGACGACGCTGCAGCAGGGCATGGGCGGCCTTGCCGAAAGCCTCAACCCCTCCGATTTGCCCGCCGTGCTCGGCATGCCCGATGTCGGCTGGGCGGCAGGCTCGGTCGGCCTGCTGACGCTGATCGTCGTCGGCCTTGCGATGACTGCGGTCATGCAATCTTCGACGGCTGCCATCGCCGTCACCATTTCGGCCTTCTATGCCGGTGCCGTCGGGCTGGAGCAGGGGGCCGCGCTGATCATCGGCCAGAACATCGGCACCGCGACGAGCTCGGCGCTGGCTGCCATTGGTGCCAGCACGACGGCCAAGCGCCTGGCGCTTGCCTATGTGCTCTTCAAGCTGATTGCGGCACTGATCGCGATCGCCGCCTTCCCGTTTACCGTAGCGCTGATGAAAACATTCTCGGCTTCCGTCGACGGCATGACGCTGCTTGCCGCCTATCACACGGCCTATAACGTCGTGGGCGTTGCCGTGCTGCTGCCGGCAACGCGATGGTTCACGCGGGCGGTCGAGTGGCTGCTGCCTTCCCGGCAGACGGCGCTCGAGCGCGCGCTCGATCCGAGCACTCTGGCAAACCCCGTGGTTGCGGTCGAGACCGCCCGGCGGGTCGTCGCCGCCGTTCTGAAGACGGTGGCCGGCGACGTCTCCGCGGCGGTTTCCGGGGGCGGGCGCTTGACGCCCGAGAGCGCGCAGGCTGCCGCCGTAGCGCTCGAAAAGATCAGGGACTTTCTCTCGGAGCTAACGGAGCCGCCGGAGACGGAGGCCGAGCGTCACCGCCTGACGAGCACGCTGCACGCACTCGACCACGCTTCCCGCCTGGTGGAAACCCTGGCAGATCATGGGGCTGCGGCCGAGCCGAATGGCACGTCGGCGGACCGGAACGTGGCCGAACTTTGCTTCAATGCCATGCGGGCGGCGGAGGTGATCGGCGGCTCGATCACAGCGGAATCGGCGCTGAGCGACCGGGCAGCCCCGATCGCCTGGACCGTTTCGTCCGATATCGCCGCCGCACTCGCCGAGGCGCAGCGTGCGGCGACGGCGCTCGACGCGCTGCAGCGGGAGCACCGCGCCATGACGCTCGCCTCCGTTGCCCCGGGAAATCTCACCGCCGCCGATGCCTTTACCGAGATCGACGCCGTGCGCCGGCTCGAGCGGATGGCGCACCACGCCTGGCGCTCGGCAGCGCATCTGCTCGGGCGCGGCGAGGGCGGTGATCTGGCGGCATAA
- a CDS encoding Rrf2 family transcriptional regulator, producing the protein MKKDSRLSSVLHALLHMAERGEPLTSDELATCMRTNPVVVRRTMGFLRDAGIVSSARGHAGGWAITADLKTVTLRQLHETLGEPAIFAIGNRQEMPECLVEQAVNAALDTAFAEAEALLLDRFAHVTLADLAEDFARRHRLRSH; encoded by the coding sequence ATGAAAAAAGACAGCCGCCTTTCCTCCGTCCTGCACGCGCTCCTGCACATGGCCGAGCGCGGCGAGCCCTTGACCTCGGACGAGCTTGCCACGTGCATGCGCACCAATCCGGTGGTCGTTCGTCGCACCATGGGTTTCCTGCGCGATGCCGGCATCGTTTCCTCCGCCCGCGGCCATGCGGGCGGCTGGGCGATCACCGCCGATCTCAAGACCGTGACGCTTCGGCAATTGCACGAAACACTCGGTGAACCCGCGATCTTTGCCATCGGCAACCGGCAGGAAATGCCGGAATGCCTCGTCGAACAGGCGGTCAACGCCGCCCTCGATACCGCCTTTGCGGAGGCCGAGGCGCTGCTGCTAGACCGTTTCGCCCACGTGACCCTTGCCGACCTCGCCGAGGACTTTGCTCGGCGGCACCGGCTCCGATCGCACTGA
- a CDS encoding SOS response-associated peptidase, whose protein sequence is MCGRVYLKTNLEGLLRAFGFATRGSVEAIANQFPRYNGAPTLIYPIIIRDVIRDPDLFGPVFVSARWGLIPSWTKDPKAGRPLVNVRSDTIASKFRSSYQRRRCLVPIDGFFEWKDIHGTGKDKQPYAIAMKTGEPFCLAGIWESWRNPDTDEDIRTFAIVTTDANAMMADIHDRMPVILNPDDYERWLSPEPEAPDLMKPFPPELMTMWKIGSKVGSPKNDTPDILDPVD, encoded by the coding sequence ATGTGCGGACGCGTCTATCTGAAGACCAATCTCGAGGGACTATTGCGCGCCTTTGGTTTCGCGACACGCGGCAGCGTCGAAGCGATCGCCAACCAGTTTCCGCGCTATAACGGTGCGCCGACGCTGATCTATCCGATCATCATCCGCGACGTGATCCGCGATCCCGATCTCTTCGGCCCGGTCTTCGTTTCGGCGCGCTGGGGGCTGATCCCGAGCTGGACGAAGGACCCGAAGGCGGGGCGGCCGCTCGTCAATGTGCGCTCCGACACGATCGCCAGCAAGTTCCGATCGAGCTATCAGCGCCGGCGCTGCCTGGTGCCGATCGACGGCTTCTTCGAGTGGAAGGACATTCACGGCACCGGCAAGGACAAGCAGCCCTACGCGATCGCCATGAAGACGGGCGAGCCCTTCTGCCTTGCCGGCATCTGGGAGAGCTGGCGCAACCCCGATACCGACGAGGACATCCGCACCTTTGCGATCGTCACCACCGATGCCAACGCCATGATGGCCGACATCCACGACCGGATGCCGGTGATCCTCAACCCCGACGATTATGAGCGCTGGCTTTCGCCCGAGCCGGAAGCGCCCGATCTGATGAAGCCGTTTCCGCCTGAGCTGATGACCATGTGGAAGATCGGGAGCAAGGTCGGCTCGCCGAAGAACGATACGCCTGATATTTTGGATCCGGTGGATTAG